One window from the genome of Dyella sp. A6 encodes:
- a CDS encoding glycosyltransferase family 4 protein, producing the protein MSQEPAVWFPSIRAGTGADVFIQRLCEALVARGIRAEITWLPHRVEYLPLSVKVPHPPAWANVAHVNSWLPRRFWPQELPVAVTVHHLVHDPAYGPYRSQLQKAYHDLFIRHRELQAIRRADAVTTVSYYVRQTVSLFSGRDDITVIYNWADFEKYPISLHDGRRVEGTVRLLMAGSRSRRKGYDLLPELVKALGTGFEIRYAGGHVDDPVKIDGVIELGWLSEDALIHEYMMCDAVVSLSRYEGFGYTALEAMVCGKPFYGFATSALPEVVAPGCGVLVPIDDVSALATALHDFRARLDQSEGISPSASRSRALSHFSPRNVDRYIDIYQSLIASKGTD; encoded by the coding sequence ATGAGTCAAGAGCCGGCTGTCTGGTTTCCGAGTATCCGGGCGGGTACCGGAGCAGATGTTTTCATCCAGCGTCTTTGTGAGGCGTTGGTCGCACGCGGCATCCGCGCCGAAATCACCTGGTTGCCACATCGGGTGGAATATCTGCCTTTGAGCGTCAAAGTGCCTCACCCGCCGGCATGGGCGAATGTTGCGCATGTGAACAGCTGGCTTCCCCGGCGATTCTGGCCGCAAGAGTTGCCTGTGGCCGTCACTGTGCATCATCTGGTACACGACCCGGCATATGGGCCTTATCGCTCGCAGTTGCAGAAGGCTTATCATGATTTGTTTATCAGGCACAGGGAGTTGCAAGCCATACGTCGTGCAGATGCAGTTACCACCGTGTCGTACTATGTACGACAAACGGTTTCACTCTTCTCGGGGCGAGATGACATCACTGTCATCTACAATTGGGCCGATTTCGAAAAGTACCCCATCAGTCTGCATGACGGTCGACGTGTGGAAGGGACGGTGAGGCTGCTCATGGCTGGTAGCAGGTCTAGGCGAAAAGGTTATGACTTGTTGCCAGAACTGGTGAAGGCGTTGGGAACGGGTTTCGAGATCAGGTACGCCGGTGGGCATGTGGACGACCCGGTGAAGATTGATGGGGTCATCGAACTTGGATGGTTGAGCGAGGATGCCCTCATTCACGAATACATGATGTGTGATGCCGTGGTATCCCTATCCCGTTACGAGGGGTTCGGCTATACCGCACTGGAAGCGATGGTCTGCGGCAAGCCTTTCTACGGCTTTGCGACGAGTGCGCTCCCCGAAGTCGTTGCGCCCGGTTGTGGCGTGCTGGTGCCGATTGACGATGTGAGCGCCCTTGCGACTGCTTTGCATGATTTTCGAGCTCGCCTCGACCAATCCGAAGGGATTTCTCCAAGCGCGAGCCGGAGTCGTGCATTGAGCCATTTCAGTCCCCGCAACGTCGATCGTTATATCGACATCTATCAGTCGTTGATTGCGTCGAAAGGTACCGATTAG
- a CDS encoding glycosyltransferase family 1 protein — protein sequence MIRIGIDVSRIRGGMTGVGRYAAGILSELDAAMPDAQFVLYAYRDTSVEPISSRWQVIRDRHPFWSRLPVTQWMHFRLAALIKREPVDVFWSPNTLIPKGVRVPCVLTVYDFTHVLVPETLAPMTRYAHSRWVDADIRAADANVVISLGTAQRMLDLLGRRPDAVAYPAVSAEAMISDEAFSARLLWHAGVRKPYLLTVGSRAPRKNLAGAVVAMEQLRATGHFLDYQLVMAGPEAWDRGGRAMERGRDWIRPLGFVNDELLSALYANAEALVFPSIYEGFGMPVIEARAHGCRVVTTDSPELREAGGDDAVYTDTTPEGIAAGIRTALSLPRPSPRRVAHSWENAAEVMASVFRRLVASSASAA from the coding sequence GTGATCAGGATAGGGATTGATGTCAGCCGCATCCGTGGTGGCATGACGGGGGTGGGCAGGTACGCTGCCGGCATATTGTCCGAGCTTGATGCGGCGATGCCGGACGCGCAGTTTGTGCTGTATGCGTACCGCGACACATCGGTCGAACCTATATCCTCGCGATGGCAGGTCATCCGTGATAGGCATCCGTTCTGGAGTCGGCTTCCGGTCACGCAGTGGATGCATTTTCGACTTGCCGCATTAATCAAGCGGGAGCCAGTGGATGTGTTCTGGTCGCCCAATACATTGATTCCGAAAGGTGTGCGCGTGCCTTGCGTGCTTACCGTGTATGACTTCACGCATGTGCTCGTGCCGGAGACCTTGGCGCCAATGACCCGTTATGCACATAGCAGATGGGTTGACGCCGATATCCGCGCTGCGGATGCCAACGTCGTCATTTCGCTCGGTACCGCGCAGCGCATGCTCGATCTGCTTGGCCGACGCCCCGATGCAGTTGCGTATCCGGCGGTTTCAGCAGAGGCGATGATTTCCGATGAAGCTTTTTCAGCGCGGCTATTGTGGCACGCGGGTGTCCGCAAGCCTTATCTGCTGACAGTGGGTTCGCGTGCACCGCGCAAGAATCTGGCAGGTGCCGTTGTGGCGATGGAGCAGCTGCGTGCGACCGGACATTTTCTGGATTATCAGCTGGTCATGGCAGGCCCGGAAGCCTGGGATCGCGGTGGCAGGGCCATGGAGCGTGGGCGTGACTGGATAAGGCCTCTGGGCTTCGTCAACGATGAATTGCTGTCGGCGCTGTATGCCAATGCGGAGGCATTGGTGTTTCCGTCGATATACGAAGGCTTTGGCATGCCGGTGATCGAAGCACGCGCGCATGGTTGCCGCGTAGTCACAACCGACTCGCCTGAGCTTCGGGAAGCGGGCGGTGACGATGCCGTCTATACCGATACTACCCCGGAGGGTATTGCTGCGGGCATACGCACAGCGCTCTCGTTGCCGCGCCCTTCGCCTCGGCGCGTGGCACACAGTTGGGAGAACGCCGCCGAAGTAATGGCTTCAGTCTTCCGTAGACTGGTCGCGTCTAGCGCTTCCGCTGCTTAA
- a CDS encoding class I SAM-dependent methyltransferase produces MQRNVENDYINWKDWDSAAFGTYSKDERIKFISEVRRTGVLLNNETQVLEIGFGNGTFAGWIREFTQHYVGIEANQALVDRAIDSGIEAYGSATGLDTVAGEREFDLIVAFDVIEHLSLEDIITMMQTWERHLSNDGRILIRIPSGDSPFSGRIMYGDITHKTLLGTTALRQLAPQANLELVATYPPALPILGLGLQRAIARIMVATARKIATAIINATFHGNRHGVVTSNLIAIFKAESTHPQNLLALSSGSARRDQSTED; encoded by the coding sequence GTGCAACGTAATGTTGAGAACGACTACATCAACTGGAAAGACTGGGATTCTGCCGCCTTCGGCACGTACTCAAAAGATGAGCGCATCAAATTTATTTCTGAAGTCAGACGCACCGGCGTTTTATTGAACAATGAAACTCAAGTGCTCGAAATCGGATTCGGTAACGGCACGTTTGCTGGGTGGATACGCGAATTCACCCAGCACTATGTTGGGATAGAAGCTAACCAAGCGCTTGTCGACCGGGCCATTGATTCAGGCATCGAGGCCTATGGATCTGCCACCGGATTAGACACTGTCGCCGGCGAAAGAGAGTTTGACCTGATTGTTGCATTCGACGTAATCGAACATCTGTCACTTGAAGACATCATCACCATGATGCAGACATGGGAGAGACATCTTTCAAACGACGGACGCATTCTTATCCGAATCCCGAGTGGTGACAGCCCGTTTTCGGGACGAATAATGTACGGGGATATAACCCACAAAACGCTGCTTGGAACAACAGCGCTGAGGCAGTTAGCTCCACAGGCAAACTTAGAACTGGTAGCAACCTACCCGCCAGCACTACCCATCCTTGGCTTGGGCCTGCAACGGGCGATCGCACGCATCATGGTTGCCACGGCGCGGAAGATTGCCACGGCGATAATCAACGCCACCTTCCACGGCAATCGACATGGCGTCGTCACCAGCAACCTGATTGCGATATTCAAAGCAGAATCTACGCACCCTCAAAACCTCCTAGCTTTAAGCAGCGGAAGCGCTAGACGCGACCAGTCTACGGAAGACTGA
- a CDS encoding lipopolysaccharide biosynthesis protein, with amino-acid sequence MPFKGPIARGTIRASSVLGLRLLVQAGTLLLVTRLLGPRAYGAFAGLSALAVILGTLSTFGLHLVLLGHMSRDPDHREYMLSRALPTTLACGTLLLAVFLAICKMGLREANVPLRVLFALGIAETLLQPLLGLRTSELLAHGQVARSQLLTVLPLALRLTAAAGIMLLAPADPLMSYGYGYLAASVTALIVATIAIPSPWPKPDQWRWPSMAEWREAAGYAALNMTATSPAELDKTLATELLPLADSGVYAAGQRVIGATTLPVIAMMLSALPRLFREGQERPGRTAHLLRWIFAATTAYSLLLSCTLWVCAPAVAWLFGHRYAGIEHMLHWLTLAIPGMTLRMASGGVLMALGKPWMRVAFEVTGLLALFMASVALTARLGTIGMPLALAFSEWTMALIGVLMIMTLAREIASSAT; translated from the coding sequence ATGCCGTTTAAGGGACCCATCGCACGCGGCACGATTCGCGCCAGCAGCGTGCTGGGCCTGCGTCTTCTGGTACAGGCCGGCACGCTGTTGCTGGTCACAAGACTGCTGGGGCCACGCGCTTACGGCGCATTCGCGGGCCTTTCGGCGTTGGCGGTGATCCTCGGAACGCTTTCGACTTTTGGTTTGCACCTGGTCCTGCTGGGACACATGTCGCGCGATCCAGACCACCGTGAATACATGCTATCGCGCGCCCTGCCAACCACACTTGCCTGCGGCACACTGTTGCTGGCCGTGTTTCTGGCGATCTGTAAGATGGGATTACGCGAAGCCAATGTACCTTTAAGGGTGCTGTTTGCCTTAGGCATCGCCGAGACATTGCTACAGCCGTTGCTTGGACTGCGTACATCCGAGTTGCTTGCACATGGCCAAGTCGCGCGTTCCCAGTTACTGACTGTTTTACCGCTTGCACTGCGCCTCACAGCAGCCGCAGGCATCATGTTGCTAGCCCCCGCGGACCCGTTGATGTCATACGGCTACGGCTACCTTGCGGCATCCGTCACTGCCCTCATCGTAGCCACGATCGCTATACCGTCACCCTGGCCGAAGCCGGACCAATGGCGCTGGCCCAGCATGGCCGAATGGCGCGAAGCAGCCGGTTATGCCGCGCTCAACATGACCGCGACCAGCCCTGCCGAACTGGACAAGACGCTTGCCACCGAGCTGCTGCCACTGGCCGATAGCGGCGTATACGCCGCTGGACAACGCGTGATCGGTGCCACCACTCTGCCCGTGATCGCGATGATGCTGTCCGCCCTGCCCCGGTTGTTCCGGGAAGGCCAGGAACGCCCGGGACGTACCGCTCACCTGCTGCGCTGGATATTCGCCGCCACGACGGCCTACAGCCTCCTACTGTCCTGCACGCTATGGGTGTGTGCACCGGCCGTTGCCTGGCTGTTCGGGCACCGCTATGCAGGTATCGAGCATATGCTTCACTGGCTCACGCTCGCCATTCCCGGCATGACCCTGCGCATGGCTTCGGGCGGCGTACTGATGGCACTTGGTAAGCCATGGATGCGAGTCGCCTTCGAGGTTACCGGCTTACTAGCCCTCTTCATGGCCTCGGTCGCTCTGACCGCACGACTCGGTACCATCGGAATGCCGCTGGCATTGGCTTTTTCAGAGTGGACAATGGCCCTGATTGGAGTCCTAATGATCATGACCTTGGCAAGGGAGATCGCTTCCAGTGCAACGTAA